Proteins encoded within one genomic window of Epinephelus lanceolatus isolate andai-2023 chromosome 9, ASM4190304v1, whole genome shotgun sequence:
- the LOC117260811 gene encoding uncharacterized protein LOC117260811 encodes MGPKAQNRARKTEVVEDDPEEGAAGGQPVTVPPLPVEMDTITSMLQRCLEVQRDLSERWDKESGKQDMRWRQMQVQMNNLRDDLEQQQQGGGSQPQRNSSLQQEEGHASQPSAQTKFAGRGWGQAAVSRLEEGDDIEQYLTTFECLAVAYQWPEVEWPVRLIPHLTGKARAAYVAMAAEESSDYKKVKEAILAKYEINEGSISRGSGNLISTLMRALKNSTIDLKTDKWIQPVKRTKEQIGEILILEQFYRSLSPALRVWVKERDPESARNAAELVETFLAARQGSKNYQFEAPQKSTTARAKPLGSGGGGGPRESESVRPLEKSVAPVKSKSTTKPVCFYCGQEGHIKPGCPARKAKAAYLCTVPCPCQSESCVVGKQQVTTVKISGNPVQALLDTGSEQTLIHPSLVQREGSLGKPVLDISCVHGDQKAYPMTVVYLEVAGQTFLLVGWGGRQVSPPSNPRIGSAHSSGVGSVSEYCHQVTGTDTEIGGEGS; translated from the coding sequence ATGGGACCTAAAGCACAAAACAGAGCCCGAAAGACAGAAGTTGTAGAAGACGACCCAGAAGAGGGTGCTGCAGGGGGACAGCCTGTGACCGTACCTCCTTTGCCTGTGGAGATGGACACAATCACAAGCATGTTGCAGCGATGTCTTGAGGTTCAACGTGACCTGAGTGAAAGGTGGGACAAAGAATCCGGGAAACAGGACATGAGGTGGCGCCAAATGCAAGTTCAAATGAATAACCTCAGAGATGatctggagcagcagcagcaaggagGTGGAAGTCAGCCCCAGCGGAATTCATCACTACAGCAGGAGGAGGGACATGCTTCCCAGCCCAGTGCCCAGACCAAGTTTGCTGGTAGGGGCTGGGGGCAGGCGGCAGTCTCCAGACTGGAGGAAGGTGATGACATTGAGCAGTATCTGACCACATTTGAGTGTCTGGCAGTGGCATATCAGTGGCCAGAGGTCGAGTGGCCGGTGAGGCTGATTCCACACCTGACAGGGAAGGCACGAGCAGCATATGTGGCTATGGCGGCAGAGGAATCATCTGACTACAAGAAGGTAAAAGAAGCCATCCTTGCAAAGTATGAAATCAACGAGGGATCTATCAGCAGAGGTTCAGGGAACCTGATATCCACCCTAATGAGAGCCCTAAAGAATTCTACAATCGACTTAAAGACTGACAAGTGGATTCAGCCAGTGAAGAGGACCAAGGAGCAGATTGGGGAGATCCTCATTCTGGAGCAGTTCTACCGCTCCCTCTCCCCAGCGCTCAGAGTGTGGGTGAAGGAAAGGGATCCAGAGTCAGCACGGAATGCAGCTGAGCTGGTGGAAACCTTCCTGGCAGCCCGACAAGGGTCCAAGAACTACCAGTTTGAGGCTCCACAAAAGTCTACCACGGCACGGGCTAAGCCACTGGGGTCAGGGGGTGGAGGTGGTCCCAgggagtcagagtcagtcaggcCTCTAGAAAAGTCTGTAGCTCCTGTTAAGTCAAAGTCAACCACTAAACCTGTTTGCTTTTACTGTGGTCAGGAGGGACACATTAAGCCAGGATGTCCAGCTAGGAAAGCTAAAGCAGCTTATTTGTGTACAGTTCCTTGCCCCTGTCAAAGTGAGAGTTGTGTGGTAGGAAAACAGCAGGTCACTACAGTTAAAATCAGTGGTAACCCAGTCCAGGCTCTCCTTGATACTGGGAGTGAGCAGACATTAATACACCCATCACTAGTCCAGAGGGAGGGTTCCTTGGGAAAGCCAGTCCTAGATATTTCTTGTGTGCATGGTGACCAGAAAGCTTATCCTATGACTGTGGTGTACCTGGAGGTAGCTGGGCAAACTTTTCTTCTTGTCGGTTGGGGTGGTAGACAGGTTAGCCCACCAAGTAATCCTAGGATAGGATCTGCCCATTCTTCAGGAGTTGGTTCAGTCAGTGAATATTGTCACCAGGTCACAGGGACAGATACAGAGATTGGAGGAGAGGGAAGCTAG
- the sub1b gene encoding SUB1 regulator of transcription b, with protein MPKSKEVLSSTSGSDSDSEVETKAKRKKSSAPEKPAKKPKSGESSKPSGSSKGSSNSDDNMFQIGKMRYVSVRDFKGKVLIDIREYWMNQDGEMKPGKKGISLNPEQWNQLKDQISEIDDAIKRI; from the exons ATGCCAAAATCAAAGGAAGTCCTGTCCTCCACATCTGGAAGTGACTCCGACAGTGAAGTAGAGACTAAG GCAAAGAGAAAGAAGTCAAGTGCACCAGAGAAACCAGCCAAGAAGCCAAAGAGCGGAGAGAGTTCCAAGCCAAGTGGCTCATCCAAGGGCAGCAGTAACAGTGATGACAACATGTTCCAG ATTGGAAAGATGAGGTACGTCAGCGTCAGGGACTTCAAGGGTAAAGTCCTGATTGACATCAGAGAATACTGGATGAACCAAGATGGGGAGATGAAGCCAGGGAAAAAGG GTATCTCCCTGAATCCTGAACAATGGAACCAGCTGAAGGACCAGATTTCAGAAATTGATGACGCCATTAAAAGAATATAA